The window CCAAGCAAGAGACGCACCGATGAAGAAATCTTGGACGTCGACAAGCATGCGATAGCCGTCGCAGCTGCCACCGCCGCGGTGGCTGAGGCGGCACTAGCGGCTGCTCATGCGGCGGCGGAGGTCGTGAGACTCACCGGAAGAGGCGGCGGTTCGGTTACTCAAGCTAATCGGAATAACCGCCGGTTGGCTCAAGAGTTTGTAGCGGCGGTCAAGATTCAATCATCCTTCCGTGGCTACTTGGTTAGTGAATTCCCTGAATTattcttaaaattaaacaattttcaaaatttaaatctttaattttattaaaaatcctCGAAAAAACTTTGAACTAAAGTGTGGAATAGCTGTCTGATGTTGATATTTCTACTTAAtcccaaatttaaataattactgAAAAATCATAAAGATAactcaattttgtattttttctattGGTCCCGGAAAATACTAGGAAGAGACAAATGAATATGAAACTTGTAACGATCCTATACGCTCTACCGACACTATTTAGTGGTCTTCgtaagaaatattttattaaatagtttgttttctttaaaattataattaatttgaaTTAGGTGGGTCAAATGTACATATACTCTAACCTATTGcttagaaaaaaatgaattagGTGTGTAAGTTTgtaaccatttaaaaaaaaaaaaaaaaaaaaaaaaaaaaaaaaaaaaaaaaaaaaagtttgtaacCATTTAGAAGAAATGTAATTGATTTCCGAGAAACAACtttgtagtttttgtttttgtataatATAAACTTTTTTAATCTAGGCGAGGAGGGCGTTGAGAGCATTGAAGGCGTTAGTGAAGCTCCAAGCGTTAGTGAAAGGACACATAGTGAGGAAACAAACAGCTGACATGCTGCGTCGGATGCAAACCCTTGTCAGACTCCAAGCTCGAGCGAGAGCATCTCGCTCTTCTCACGTTCCTCCCTCTCCACACTCTCTCCACGCACGATGCGTTTCAGAGGCTGAATACAGCAAAGTCATTGCCATGGACCACCACCGTTCTCTATGGAACGCACCGCAGTACAGTGAAGACAACGACAAGATCCTAGAAGTCGACACTTGGAAGCCTCACTTCGCTTCCTACTACCACAAGGAGTCGTCGCCAAGTAAAAGAGGATCTCTTCCCACAAGTCCACAAGTAAGGTCTAGACCAGGAAGCAGCAGTGGCGGCGGTTCCAGGAGAAGAACGCCGTTCACGCCAACGAGAAGCGAGTACGAGTACTACTCTGGGTATTACCCTAACTACATGGCTAACACTGAGTCTTACAGAGCAAAAGTCAGGTCACAAAGTGCACCAAGACAGAGGCTTCACGAGTTGTCTTCGGAGAGTGGATACAAGAGGTCAGTACAGGGACAGTATTACTACTACACAGCTGCTGCAGAGCGGTCGTTTGATCAGCGTTCATATCTCAGTTCTGATCCTAATTTGTTTTAGTAGTTGAAGGAATGTGTAAATCAGATACCGACACACAAGTACAGACAGTGATCAATCTCTGTTATGTAATTTTCTTTTGACTAGATCCTACGGTACAGATCTTGTACCAACAAGCTATAGGGGTCCACATTTGTCTGGTTAAAGAAACTTCAATAATTTGTAGTCATGTCAAGTCACAAGTTTGCGCAATGAAGGAcaaccacacacacacacaagcaATCACACTAAGCATTTACAAAGTAAACAATGTTTGCTTATTTATCAAACGTCTTCACAACTCCATTTTGAAGTGGGGATACAGCGTAGGTAGCGACACCAGCGGCAGTGATCATTACCGTCTTCTCCTCTGAATAGCATCACCAGCGTCACCACAAACCTGCCAGAAACATTAGGGGGAAGTTAACATTGAAATTACAAGAGTGATTGATTCTAGAAGAATGCAAACTTTACCCGGCGATCATCAAAGCTAGAGAGATGAGCCTTAATATGTATTGGTAAGGCTTGTACTTAGACGTCAGACGTCTGTCTTGTGGAATATGCTCTCTAGCTAACCACTTGAACTGAGGACGAGCCAGCAGAACAAAACCGAGGAGAAACCCAACTACAAACCCACCCAGATGACCCATATTATCAACGTGAGGTAGAATCCCAAAGGCCAGGTTTATCACAACGACAAACAAAAGCGTCAAGAGTGCTGCAacctgtaacaaaaaaaaaaggttaattaaactatttgaaaatttcaaaagGTTTCTTAGTATTGAGAGATTAATTAACCTTGTTAGAGTAGATAGTCCAGTTGGTAAGAATCTCGGAAAGCATTGAGCCAAGAAGTCCAAAGAGAGCACCAGAAGCTCCAACAGAGACACCATTTCTGATAAAGAGAGAAGACAATACGCTTCCTCCTACTCCTGATACTACGTATATAACTCCAATCCTAACTGCaaactcaaaaccaaaaaattttcaactttttctataaatttaCGTTACTTGATGATGACTATAACGTCATACCGAAACCAAACTGCTGCTCCAGGCGAATACCGACGAAGAGGAGACTGATCATATTAGCCACAAGATGAATAACACCGGCATGTAACCATATACATGTAAAGAGACGCCAAGCTTCATGCTCTTCCACGACTCTGCACCACTCAAGTGATCCTAACTTCACCAATCTTCAAGTACCATACCAAAAACATTAAATGATAGTAACGCAATTCATAAAACGCAGTCGTATTACATTACAAAGTAACGCAATTCACAAAACGCAGTCGTATTACATTACAAAGTAACGCAATTAACAAAACGCAGTCGTATTACATTACAAAGTAACGCAATTAACAAAACGCAGTCGTATTACATTACTAAGTAACGTACGTACGTGCGTGAAGATGGACCGAAGAGAGGATTGTTCCGGAGAGGCTCGAACGAGAGTCTCCCGAGGAACGTGGCGACGCAGTGGTGGTTGGGAGAATGATGAGACTCCGAATGCTTAGGGCAGTTGTTGACGAACATCGCGATGGAGAAGAGTGTCACGTTGGTTACGACGAACAATGGAACCAGCCACGACGACAACGGTGATGGAATAGGCGGCGGTCCGATTCTGCTCCGGCCACCGTCTTCGCTTCCGATCTCTCGGTTCTCCGGATCGTCTCCTAAGGCCATTGATGATCTCTCTCTTGCTCTCTCGCTTCGACTCTGTAACTGAAGGCGGTAAAAACGGTTAAAACTTTATTTGAGTTGAGAGAAAGTGGGTTTATACTGAACCAATAGGAACGTTACACGTGTAATGCGTTGTACTCGTTTGATGGGACGCGCGTATTTTTCGAATGAGAAGCGTTCATCTCAAGGCTCAAAGTATTACGACCCGTTAGTTAGATAAATCCGGCCCATTTAAATCTAAACTAAGACCCAGTAAGGCCCGTTAATTGGGTCTTCTTGTCTAGAATCAAATCAGGTATTTTCCTTTtcgattattttattttgaataaaaaagttTATGTAATTATGCTTTTGAGAAAGGTTTGTGTACCTTTCTGGTGGCGAAATGTTGTAATCGGTCATTACGTAAAATTCCATGTCTTATTATTCACGTTAGatgcgtttttttttctttcttaaattcCAGTCACACCGCATTATAAGAATAAATAGCTTATCgtaatataaatttcatattccccaattaacaaaataattttttaaaattcggCTTTTTATACCGATAATAAACTGTGACCACTCTTCGACGTGTCAAAATCTCCTTGGACCAAATAAATCACTAGCTCACTTCTGTAGTAACTATCTTCACGTGACTAACGCTACAGTCAAATTTAATACCtctcgagttttttttttgttattttttttatagtatcTTTTTGCATTTAATTTCTGTAATTATCAATTAGTCCCTAATTTCGCAATAATAGTTGGCTGTAATTGtctttaataataattattgatgataaaattaaaaaaaaaagaataaaaattggCAGTAAGTAAATGAATGGAGTCAAAGACTTCAGACAGATCGTCGACTTGGAAAAACACAGTGGGTCCCACTCTCTCTtccctcttcttcctcctcaaaTCTCTCTCCTTGAGAACTCGCTGTTTAATGATTGTCTCTGTTGTTCTTCGATCCATCTTCTAAGACATGGGAAGCTGCTGGTCCGATGGTAGTGGTCGCGGTGGTGGAATGGTCGGTGTCGGCGGGAACActtcctcctccgccgccgccgccgcctaCGCTAGTCCAAACGACGCCGTTGACTACTACCTCAAGTCTCGAGGCTTCAACGGCCTCTTCTCTCAGATCGAGGTCTctctccttcaaatcttcttacTTCCTTTTAGACCAAAGATTTGAGTTTCCTCTCACTTCATGTTTTTGTCTTCTTCCTTCCTTCGCAGTTGTCGTTCTCCGCTTCAAACTTGCGAGACATGGACGTGACTTCAAAGGTTCGTGCTTTTGTAATAATATGTCTTAAAAAGGAACTTTCTTTTAATCTTATTTATACTTGTGTCCTGGTGTACAGAGCGATGCAATGGTGGTTGTTTATACAAAAGGAAGAGACGGAACACTCGCAGAATCGTTCCGTAGCGAAGTCGTGTTGaactctttgaatcctaaatgGATTAAGAAGTTTAATATTCGTTATCAGTTCGAGGTTGTGCAGACTTTGCTGTAAGTTAACTCTGCCTTATGTTAGAGGAAATCAAATGAAGTAAAAGTAAAGTTTCTCACTTTATGACCTTTTAATCTTCTCCACAGGTTTCGTATTTACGATATTGACActcagtttcaaaactcaaaggAGGAGGTACTGTGTACAATCTCATTGTATGCTCAAAGTGTTTACATTATatgattttgttaattttttttttaattttcagatGCTTAAGCTAGACGAGCAGCAGTTTCTCGGTGAGGCAACGTGTACATTATCTGAggtattattttggttttaggACCTCTCTGTCTTGCTAtagattaataatattgattcaCATGTTATATTTACTCAATTATGCAGGTTATCACCAAACCAAATAGGACGATTGCTTTGGAACTCACGCGTAAAGAAGGAACTCAGCCACAGAACCATGGGAAGCTTATAGTCCATGCTGAGGAGTCTCTAGCTTCTAAGACCACTACAGAGATTGTTTTTAGGTGCTTGAATTTGGAATCAATGGATCATTTCTCTAAAAGTGTAAGCTTTTGTATTATCACCATTTTTACCATTATTAACTTACACACTGTATGTAGTATATAACTTGAGTTCTCTTTCTCAGGATCCGTTTTTGGTTATA of the Brassica rapa cultivar Chiifu-401-42 chromosome A03, CAAS_Brap_v3.01, whole genome shotgun sequence genome contains:
- the LOC103855721 gene encoding RHOMBOID-like protein 3, which codes for MALGDDPENREIGSEDGGRSRIGPPPIPSPLSSWLVPLFVVTNVTLFSIAMFVNNCPKHSESHHSPNHHCVATFLGRLSFEPLRNNPLFGPSSRTLVKLGSLEWCRVVEEHEAWRLFTCIWLHAGVIHLVANMISLLFVGIRLEQQFGFVRIGVIYVVSGVGGSVLSSLFIRNGVSVGASGALFGLLGSMLSEILTNWTIYSNKVAALLTLLFVVVINLAFGILPHVDNMGHLGGFVVGFLLGFVLLARPQFKWLAREHIPQDRRLTSKYKPYQYILRLISLALMIAGFVVTLVMLFRGEDGNDHCRWCRYLRCIPTSKWSCEDV
- the LOC103855722 gene encoding protein IQ-DOMAIN 14 produces the protein MGFFRRLFGSKKQEKTTHTKNKSKKWSFTTRSSNPASSSHPSKRRTDEEILDVDKHAIAVAAATAAVAEAALAAAHAAAEVVRLTGRGGGSVTQANRNNRRLAQEFVAAVKIQSSFRGYLARRALRALKALVKLQALVKGHIVRKQTADMLRRMQTLVRLQARARASRSSHVPPSPHSLHARCVSEAEYSKVIAMDHHRSLWNAPQYSEDNDKILEVDTWKPHFASYYHKESSPSKRGSLPTSPQVRSRPGSSSGGGSRRRTPFTPTRSEYEYYSGYYPNYMANTESYRAKVRSQSAPRQRLHELSSESGYKRSVQGQYYYYTAAAERSFDQRSYLSSDPNLF